In Nicotiana tabacum cultivar K326 chromosome 17, ASM71507v2, whole genome shotgun sequence, one DNA window encodes the following:
- the LOC142171695 gene encoding uncharacterized protein LOC142171695, producing the protein MWTKGLSFKISFFLWRLWRYKLAIDDLWRRQGYIVMSICLKEETYDHIFLLSPTVSKVWKLFMGAAGITVPLIQVKRVIRTWWNAKCCPKLKPLYQAAPAIINWELWKKRNTERNGGTLSTNRVIHEVNKIMHFLEKVRYPWLSNIPMLWAEMIHFFKKYIPVLITTRVTWQLPTEGWYKCNTDRASKENPGPSSTGFCVRNDKVDLLYARSIELGVTTNVVAEAKAILQGLQYCLEQTLHPLILETDSMVLKKCIEGEWDIPWSIMEEVQKIVEIKAHFNVIFQYVFKEGNTVADSVANTTFYFGGTISFQSFDDLPNAGKTLINQDKAQLHNLRVRIARKRPTD; encoded by the coding sequence ATGTGGACAAAAGGTTTGTCATTCAAGATATCATTTTTCTTATGGAGATTGTGGAGGTATAAGTTGGCCATAGATGATTTATGGAGGAGGCAAGGATATATAGTTATGTCCATATGTCTAAAGGAGGAAACATATGACCACATCTTTCTGCTTAGCCCTACTGTTTCAAAGGTGTGGAAATTATTTATGGGAGCTGCAGGGATTACAGTGCCACTAATTCAAGTGAAGCGAGTCATAAGAACTTGGTGGAATGCAAAATGCTGTCCAAAGTTGAAACCACTATATCAGGCTGCTCCTGCAATTATTAATTGGGAGCTATGGAAGAAAAGAAACACAGAAAGGAATGGTGGAACATTGTCTACAAACAGAGTGATCCATGAAGTCAATAAAATAATGCATTTCTTGGAAAAAGTTAGGTATCCTTGGCTATCTAATATACCTATGCTATGGGCTGAAATGATACACTTCTTTAAAAAATACATACCAGTTTTGATCACTACAAGAGTTACCTGGCAGCTTCCAACTGAAGGTTGGTACAAATGTAACACTGATAGGGCATCAAAGGAGAACCCTGGACCTAGTTCAACAGGTTTCTGTGTGAGAAATGACAAAGTAGATCTACTGTATGCAAGATCAATTGAGCTAGGAGTGACCACCAATGTTGTAGCAGAAGCAAAAGCAATACTACAGGGGTTACAATACTGCCTAGAACAAACACTCCATCCACTAATACTAGAAACTGATTCGATGGTGTTAAAGAAGTGCATTGAAGGGGAATGGGATATACCTTGGTCTATTATGGAAGAAGTTCAGAAGATTGTTGAGATAAAGGCTCATTTCAATGTGATCTTTCAATATGTCTTTAAAGAGGGCAACACTGTTGCTGATTCTGTAGCTAACACAACTTTCTATTTTGGAGGTACAATATCTTTCCAATCTTTTGATGATTTACCAAATGCAGGAAAGACACTAATTAACCAAGACAAGGCACAATTGCATAACCTTAGGGTTAGGATTGCAAGAAAAAGGCCAACAGATTGA